A stretch of the Salmo salar chromosome ssa20, Ssal_v3.1, whole genome shotgun sequence genome encodes the following:
- the LOC123729153 gene encoding uncharacterized protein codes for MQNTQRVLHNDELFYTSVLLGDVIEVSAMIDSGSMACTLSSTVVPRLEKAGVLKSGSLSPTEVVLVGCGGLKTKPVGVCELNLSVYGSSVSVPVLVVDGQRDELILGSNVIKHLIRELKTTGDFWEKMSSSEHNGDDKLFRLLANVERWKGTEVPERVGTVRLKRAVTLEPMQEHLVWGRLCTPQNVSAGSAVVIEPTRARSRPKNILVGRTVATLWSDGWVPVKVINPSPKPVTVRRNVKIADVFPCMALEDFDTDYMDGPTVKPVPLVQQVHKMDDNPDFDNGSGDSLTVDSTVDPHRVTSEVLHELGLGGIDIESTQLSQQCKARLVQLIARYESIFSRHKLDCGKATGYVHRIRLSDTKPFRLPYRRLSPNHYDKLRQALDEMEEREIIRKSSSEYASPLVLVWKKSGDLRLCTDFRWLNARTVKDAHPLPHQADALAALGGNAFFSTMDLTSGYYNVEVHEDDKKFTAFTSPFGLYEYNRLPQGLCNSPATFMRMMLSIFGDQHFSSLLCYLDDVLVFAPTEELGLQRLESVFERLKAHNLKLSPKKCHFMKRSVRFLGHVISEGGVATDPEKVTAITGMTEKDLMEDNTDVPSQGKIRSFLGMIVYYQQFIEGCSTIAKLLHGLTTGTKAPRHEKGKRKRGIHRKLTAADWTGECKQAFSQLKQALLDQVMLAHPDFSRPFLLSVDASSNGLGAVLSQVPEDGSAARPVAFASKSLTYAQSKYPAHRLEFFALRWAVCEKFSHWLRGKPFTVWTDNNPLTYILSKPKLDACEQRWVAKLAPFRFDIKYIPGPKNIIADALSRQPFVQPSALHRITRVPYKALLEEAAGVRAEKVQDVFRWSTHPFDLESCSPSIEADACEIVMDCQTTSYPSPGSLSKEAVSTVLRSQGEAGLQNCALLLPQLTQSLVPSEMSDVRVLSRDDLISKQRQDNALARVVFYVDRGRRPSRRERGHEPLEALRILKTWEKLTLKMGVLYRVTKSLL; via the coding sequence ATGCAAAATACACAGAGAGTGCTCCACAACGATGAACTCTTCTATACTAGTGTGTTACTGGGGGATGTTATAGAGGTGAGCGCTATGATTGACAGCGGTTCTATGGCATGCACATTGAGCTCAACAGTGGTGCCACGCCTTGAGAAAGCAGGTGTGCTCAAGAGTGGCTCCCTCAGTCCAACTGAAGTGGTGTTGGTTGGCTGCGGGGGGTTGAAGACCaagcctgtaggtgtgtgtgaatTGAATCTGTCTGTGTATGGCAgcagtgtctctgtccctgttctaGTAGTGGATGGCCAACGTGATGAGCTTATCCTAGGCAGCAACGTGATTAAACACCTCATCAGGGAGCTGAAGACGACTGGTGACTTCTGGGAGAAGATGTCATCATCTGAACACAATGGAGATGACAAACTGTTCCGTCTGCTGGCTAATgtagagagatggaaagggacTGAAGTGCCAGAAAGAGTGGGCACAGTAAGGCTGAAGCGGGCGGTCACATTGGAGCCTATGCAGGAACATTTAGTCTGGGGCCGGCTGTGTACGCCTCAAAATGTATCCGCGGGCAGTGCCGTCGTTATTGAGCCTACGAGGGCACGCTCAAGACCAAAAAACATTCTAGTGGGGAGAACAGTAGCGACATTGTGGAGCGATGGCTGGGTCCCTGTCAAAGTTATCAATCCCTCACCAAAGCCAGTAACGGTGAGACGGAATGTCAAGATAGCGGATGTTTTTCCTTGCATGGCATTAGAGGACTTTGACACTGACTATATGGATGGGCCCACTGTCAAACCGGTCCCCCTGGTGCAGCAGGTACACAAAATGGATGACAATCCAGActttgacaatggtagtggagatAGCTTGACTGTTGACAGTACCGTCGACCCGCACAGAGTGACAAGTGAGGTGTTGCACGAGTTAGGGTTAGGTGGCATTGACATTGAGTCCACTCAGTTGTCGCAACAGTGTAAGGCCAGGCTAGTTCAGCTTATAGCCCGCTACGAGTCTATCTTCTCCCGGCACAAACTAGATTGCGGGAAGGCTACGGGATATGTCCATCGCATCAGACTCAGTGACACTAAGCCTTTTAGGCTACCTTACCGTAGGCTCTCCCCTAACCATTATGACAAGCTCAGGCAGGCCTTGGATGAGATGGAAGAGCGAGAGATAATCAGGAAATCCAGCAGTGAGTATGCCTCCCCACTCGTCCTGGTCTGGAAGAAGTCTGGTGATCTGAGACTGTGTACAGACTTCCGATGGCTCAATGCTCGCACCGTAAAGGATGCTCACCCTCTACCTCACCAAGCTGATGCTCTGGCGGCCCTGGGTGGCAATGCTTTCTTCTCTACAATGGATTTGACCTCCGGCTACTACAATGTGGAGGTGCATGAAGACGACAAGAAGTTTACAGCCTTCACTTCTCCTTTTGGGTTATATGAATATAACCGTCTTCCACAAGGACTATGTAACAGCCCAGCTACATTCATGAGGATGATGTTGAGCATTTTTGGGGATCAACATTTTTCTAGCCTCCTATGCTACCTGGACGATGTGCTGGTTTTTGCCCCGACTGAAGAACTTGGATTGCAACGCTTGGAGTCAGTTTTTGAGCGTCTCAAAGCCCATAATCTGAAATTGTCTCCAAAGAAATGCCATTTCATGAAGAGGTCAGTGCGGTTCTTGGGGCATGTCATCAGTGAAGGAGGTGTGGCCACAGACCCAGAAAAAGTGACGGCTATTACAGGGATGACAGAGAAGGatctcatggaggataacacggaCGTGCCTTCCCAGGGGAAGATTCGGTCCTTTCTCGGAATGATAGTCTATTACCAGCAGTTCATTGAGGGGTGCTCCACCATCGCTAAGCTGCTGCATGGGCTGACAACGGGGACGAAGGCACCACGCCACGAGAAAGGCAAGAGGAAAAGAGGAATACATAGGAAACTCACAGCAGCAGACTGGACTGGTGAGTGCAAACAGGCCTTTAGTCAGTTGAAACAAGCTCTCCTCGATCAGGTCATGCTAGCCCACCCTGATTTTAGTAGACCTTTCTTGCTGTCTGTAGACGCATCTAGTAATGGATTAGGTGCTGTCCTTTCCCAGGTGCCAGAGGATGGGTCTGCAGCCAGACCGGTAGCATTCGCTAGCAAATCACTTACTTATGCACAGTCAAAGTATCCTGCCCATAGGTTAGAGTTTTTTGCTTTACGGTGGGCTGTCTGTGAGAAATTTAGTCATTGGCTAAGGGGCAAGCCTTTTACTGTATGGACAGACAACAACCCATTAACGTACATCCTGTCCAAGCCCAAATTGGACGCCTGTGAACAGAGATGGGTTGCTAAACTTGCTCCATTCAGGTTTGACATCAAGTACATTCCCGGTCCCAAAAATATCATTGCTGATGCACTCAGTAGACAGCCATTTGTGCAGCCGAGCGCTCTCCACCGCATCACAAGGGTTCCATACAAGGCCTTGCTGGAAGAAGCTGCGGGAGTACGTGCTGAGAAGGTGCAAGATGTGTTCCGCTGGTCGACCCACCCATTCGACCTTGAAAGCTGCTCACCGTCAATTGAGGCAGATGCCTGTGAAATTGTCATGGACTGCCAGACTACCTCCTATCCTTCTCCTGGTTCTCTGTCAAAGGAAGCGGTGTCAACAGTCCTGAGGTCGCAAGGGGAGGCTGGGTTACAGAACTGTGCGCTGCTACTGCCTCAGCTCACTCAGTCACTGGTGCCGTCTGAGATGTCAGATGTGAGAGTGCTATCCCGTGACGACCTGATATCAAAGCAGCGCCAGGATAACGCTCTCGCCAGAGTTGTCTTCTACGTGGACAGGGGCCGTAGACCTTCTAGGAGGGAACGTGGCCATGAACCACTCGAGGCTCTGCGGATTCTGAAGACCTGGGAGAAGCTCACTCTGAAAATGGGTGTACTGTATCGCGTTACCAAAAGTTTGCTGTGA